A genomic stretch from Flavobacterium humidisoli includes:
- a CDS encoding DeoR/GlpR family DNA-binding transcription regulator: protein MSTENEVLNYSKEERKNHILKEINLHTRVSFETLSAKLGVSEDTVRRDINELDADALLIKVKGGAMTKGYHYSSSNQTYAVEAKQVIAQKAVGLLHDGMVLIVDGGTTIREFIRLIPNDLNLTVFTITALTAVQLLDKPNIKTIMIGGSISSYSQMCVSGEAFHQLANIKADLLVLGTNALDVDGGYSDSDWETVQVKKAMIQASKKTAVLTITEKLNTVLKMKIANLSELNYVITEEEPNHEKLQKYKSAVPSLIVI from the coding sequence ATGAGCACTGAAAATGAAGTTTTAAATTACAGTAAAGAAGAACGTAAAAATCATATTCTAAAAGAGATCAATTTGCACACACGTGTGAGTTTTGAAACTCTTTCGGCTAAACTTGGTGTTTCCGAAGATACTGTTCGCCGTGATATTAATGAACTTGACGCTGACGCACTTTTAATTAAAGTTAAAGGTGGCGCCATGACCAAAGGATATCACTATTCTTCATCGAACCAGACTTATGCAGTCGAAGCCAAACAAGTTATTGCGCAAAAAGCTGTTGGTCTTCTTCATGACGGAATGGTTTTAATTGTTGACGGAGGAACTACCATTCGGGAGTTCATCCGATTAATTCCAAACGATCTTAATTTAACTGTTTTTACGATTACGGCTTTAACAGCGGTTCAGCTTTTAGACAAACCCAATATTAAAACGATTATGATTGGCGGAAGCATTTCTTCTTACAGTCAGATGTGTGTGAGTGGAGAAGCTTTTCATCAATTGGCTAATATAAAAGCAGATCTTTTGGTTTTGGGAACAAATGCTTTAGACGTAGATGGCGGTTATTCTGATTCTGATTGGGAAACCGTTCAGGTAAAAAAAGCAATGATTCAAGCTTCTAAAAAAACGGCAGTTTTGACTATTACAGAAAAATTAAATACAGTTCTTAAAATGAAAATTGCTAATTTATCTGAACTGAATTATGTAATTACCGAAGAAGAACCCAATCACGAAAAATTACAGAAATACAAAAGCGCCGTTCCAAGTCTTATTGTGATCTAA